GCGGAAGACCCACTTTCTGGCAGTACTCTTGCGGTCTCTGCCAAGATGACCATGCGCTGAGCACATGCCGCCGATTCCGGGACCAGACCCCATACCAACGTTACGAAACTGTGGAGCGGCGGGGGTATTGCCGTAATTGCTTGGCGCGCAGTCATCTTGCACCTGATTGCCAGTCCATCGCAGGCTGCCGTCGCTGCGAGGAGCGACATCACACGCTGCTGCATGGGGCACCGCAGCTTGAAAACATGGAGAGGCCCGCCGATGATTTTGCTCCTGCCAACAACGCCAGACCTGCACCCACAGCATCCCCACCCTTTAAGTGGGATCTTGTCTTTGTGCCTACTGCCATGGTACGAATAGCAGAGGATGGGGTCGATACTTGGGCCACCGTGCGAGCGTTGATCAATCAATCATCTACAATGTCTCGGCTGGCCTATTCTACATTCCGGCGACTTGGACTACGATCGTGTACATACCAGGGCAACAGGTTTACAACCTTCCGATTGATGCATCGCAGCCCAAAT
The genomic region above belongs to Stomoxys calcitrans chromosome 5, idStoCalc2.1, whole genome shotgun sequence and contains:
- the LOC131998095 gene encoding uncharacterized protein LOC131998095, coding for MAAYLPRPEDERPQGKERRHRDERGAEPRPQRNPSRNRDRDHVDRRGRPTFWQYSCGLCQDDHALSTCRRFRDQTPYQRYETVERRGYCRNCLARSHLAPDCQSIAGCRRCEERHHTLLHGAPQLENMERPADDFAPANNARPAPTASPPFKWDLVFVPTAMVRIAEDGVDTWATVRALINQSSTMSRLAYSTFRRLGLRSCTYQGNRFTTFRLMHRSPNSNWALKINALITDALPFRPYSDPLLEDPTRDLAQDTLADTDPRANTSIDLELGADVYPRLQRDGHVFAGIGDVNAFQTTLGYVFVGPIRNMPRH